The DNA window CGGCGTGCACGGCGGCAAGGGCAGCGAGGCGCACAAGGCCTCCGTGGTGGGCGACACCGTGGGCGACCCGCTGAAGGACACGGCAGGGCCCTCGCTCAACGTCCTCATCAAGCTGATGGGGAAGGTGGCGGTCATCTTCCTGCCCCTCTTCGCCTACCTGCTGGGCTAGCGCGCCCTCACATTCTGTGTCTTCCTGTCCCCCCGGCCGGGCGCCCCGGTCGGGGGTTTTGTTTTGAGGCCCACGCCAGCGGAGGCGCGTCAGTTGAAGCGATTCATCGCCGCGTCTATGTCGTCCCGGGCCATCGTGAGGACGGCGTCCTCGGCGTCCTCGCGGGCCGACCGGGCCGCCGGCCGCTGCTCGTCGGTGAAGGGGGAGAGGACGTAGTCGGACTGGCGTCCCTCGGGAAAGTCGTTGCCGATGCCGACGCGGAGGCGGGAGAATTCGGTGGTGCCGAGCCGCTGGGCCACGTGGGCGAGGCCGTTGTGCCCGCCGCTGCTGCCCGTGGGGCGGAGCCGGATGGTGCCGACGGGAAGGTGCAGGTCGTCGACGATGACGAGCAGCCGGTCGATCGGAAGGTCGTAGTGGGCCCGAAGGCCCGCGACGGCGTCGCCGCTCCGGTTCATGTAGGTGAGCGGCACGGCCAGCCCGATTTTCTGATCGACGTACCGTCCCCAGCCGACGAGCGCGTCGGACTGGTGCTGGAGCGAGATGTCGAGGCGCCCGGAGAGCCCGTCGATGACCTGATGGCCGACGTTGTGGCGCGTGTCTTCGTACTCGGCGCCCGGGTTGCCGAGGCCAATGGCGAGCAGGGAGGGGGTGGACATGCGGTCTCAGGGAG is part of the Salinibacter ruber DSM 13855 genome and encodes:
- the pth gene encoding aminoacyl-tRNA hydrolase; this encodes MSTPSLLAIGLGNPGAEYEDTRHNVGHQVIDGLSGRLDISLQHQSDALVGWGRYVDQKIGLAVPLTYMNRSGDAVAGLRAHYDLPIDRLLVIVDDLHLPVGTIRLRPTGSSGGHNGLAHVAQRLGTTEFSRLRVGIGNDFPEGRQSDYVLSPFTDEQRPAARSAREDAEDAVLTMARDDIDAAMNRFN